The Arcanobacterium wilhelmae region CTTGCCGCCCCGGCGTCGGGAATGTTGGCGCAGGCGATTGCGCCCGTCGTCACTGACGCGAACCGCACCGGCGCTGACGTCGAGCGGGCCCACGCCCGCGAAACCGCACGCCTACTCGCAACTCGCCTGAACGCGCCAGTTCGCGCGCTGCGCTACTCTCTTTCCACTGGAAAAACCGAGGTTCTCTAGGAGCCCCAGCCCAGCCCGCCCGGGTGAAACCCCTGGCACGGGCCGGGAGCACTTCGCGTGAGTATCGCACAAGACCGCCGCGCCGCGAAACCCCTGGCGCTGGCCGGGAGTACAGCACAAACCTCAAGCACCAGCCAGAGCGAACATTCCCAACTAACGTGCGACCCAACCACACATGCACGGTAACTTCAGCACGGGTGCACGCCTAGGTACGAGCACCCAGATCGAGCCGTGAACGCCAACGTAGACTGGCACTATGAACGTGATGTGGGATATGGGCGGAACGCTCATCGATACGTACTCACCGGTCAACACGATGCTGGCAGGCAAGGTCGCCGACGCCGGTGGGCAGATTACTCCCGAACGCGTCGCCACGCTGACGCGGCGCTCGATCTCTTCCGCAATCCAGACCCTCGCCCAGCGTTTCGACCTATCCGAAGGCGAGCTACACGCCTCCTATGACGCATTAAAAGCCTCGTGGGAGAGGGAGCCGGCGCCCCTCATCGCGGGAGCTCGCGAGGCACTCGAGGCGATCGTCGCTGGCGGCGGGGCGAACATGATCGTCACGCATCGCGACCGCCCGTCCGCCACCACACTGCTCGAGCAACACGAGCTGGCGCACCTCATTTCCGATATGGTCTGCGCGCCCGACGGCTTCCCCCGCAAACCCGACCCTGCAATGTTCCGTGAGATGCTCTCGCGCACCGGACTCGCGCCCGAGAAAGCGATCGCCGTTGGCGACCGCGAAATCGACATTACCGCCGCCCGCTCCGCTGGCCTGCGCGCAGCTCTCCTCGCTCCCGCCGGCCGCCGCGTTCGTACCGACGCCGACTGGACGATCCGCTCGCTCGCGGAAGTACCCATGCTCAGCTGAGCCACCGACGTCAACCCACGACCCACCGACGTCGGGCCACTAGTTACGTGCAGAACTCTGTCAGTTCGTCCAGGCGTTGCGCATGCAGCAACGCCTCGCCCGATTGATTGAGTTACGCACAAGCTACGGTTGCGCACCAGAAGCGCCCCACCGACGTCGACCCACGGCCCACCGACGTCGGGCGTGGCAAAGCCGGCGGAAGCGAACGCAACCGCCGGCTTTGATGCGAATAACTTACTTCAGCGCAGCAACGGCGGAATCGTAATCCGGCTCCTCGGTGAGCTCAGCAACCTGCTCGGTGTAGACGACCTTGCCCGCTTCGTCGAGAACGACGACCGCGCGCGAAAGCAGACCAGCGAACGCGCCTCCCTCGAGAGTCACACCGTAATCCTCGCCGAATGTGGAACGGAAAGCCGACGCCGGAAGCACATCCTCCAGCCCCTCAGCCACACAGAAACGCGATGCTGCGAACGGCAGATCCATTGATACGCACAGCACCACAGTGTTATCCAGCGAGGAAGCAAGCTGGTTAAAGCGGCGGACCGACGCCGCACACGTGGACGTATCCAGCGACGGGAAAATATTGAGAACAACACGCTGACCCGCAAAATCCGCAAGCGTCAGATCAGCCAAATCCTGGCCAACCAGCGTGAAATCAGGGGCCGATGAGCCGACCTCGGGAAGAGAACCAACGGTAGTCGCGGCATTGCCGCCAATGGTAATCTGTGTCATAGGTCCTATGGTAGGAGTGCGCCAACCAAGGTGTGAGCCGTGAACGCCAAGAGCGTATTTTCACATCGCTCGCGCAGAAAAAGAGCGTGTCTTATACCATAGGGAGATAGCAGTGGCGCGGAGTGCGCGCGACATTAAGGAGCCTAACGTGACAACCCAAAATAACCCCACGCCCGGTTCGTCCATCGGCGAGCTGGTTGCGAAAATCACCGCACAGTTCTCCGCGCTCGTGCGCGACGAACTCAAGTACGCCACCGTCCAGCTCCAGGCGAAAGTGACCAAACTCGGTGTCGGCGGCGCGATCCTCGCCGTCGTCGGCGTGCTCGCCTTCTACCTGCTCACGCTCCTGTTCGGCGCCGCAGTGGCAGGCTTCGCTACCATCATGCCGGTGTGGGCATCTTTCCTCACCGTGGCAGGCATTTTGCTCCTGATCATGATTATTCTGGCGCTGGTCGCGCTGGCAAAAATTAAGTCGTCGAAGCAAAACGTTGTCGACCCGAAGGCGGGCCTGACAAAAGACGTCGACGCAGTAAAGAAGGGATTTACCAAGTGACTGAAGCAGCGAACAAGGTGCAAGCAGCCGCCGATGCGGCTCGCAAATCCGCCAAGGATTACGAAGTCCACAACGACGCACCGGATAACCGAACGCCCGAGCAGATCGAAAAGGATATGCAGCGCGTGCGCGAGGAAATGACCGCCACCGTGAACGAACTCGCAGCGAAGCTCGATCCGAAGCGTCTCGGCGAAGATGCGAAGGCCGCCGCTTTCGCGAAGGTCGATGAGGCCAAGGCAAAGGCCACCGGGCTCGTGGACGACGCCAAGAACGGCGACCGCAAGGCCATCGCCATCCTCGCTGCCGCCGGCACCGTGGTGCTCGGCCTGGTTGCCCGAGCAATCTTCAAGAAGTAACGCACCGAACGCTACTCATTTCGAGACAGTTCGGCCCTGGCGAACATCCCACGTAGAGTTCACGCGCGGAAACGAGTAAACTGGGGCCGGAAATTGATGTGAAACATTTGGGGTGTGATGCCCCTTCGAGAGTTGAGGGAGGTCGAGCCTATGGGGCGCGGCCGTCAGAGAGCCAAGCAGCGTAAAGTGGCACGCGATCTAAAGTACTTCAGCCCAGAAACCGATTACCAGGCACTCGAGCGCGAACTTACTTCCCACAATGAGAAGGACGAAAGCGCCGACGATTGGGACGAGTACGATCCGGATCGCTACGAGGTTCCCCCAGCAACTGATGACTGGGATGACGACGACTGGAAGTAATTTCCGATCGTGCTGACGTGAGTGGAGGGCGAGGCCTGTTGGCCTCGCCCTCCACTACATTCACATCCGAGAGCCCACATATGCGGTTGAGCATTCAGCCAAGCACGCTCGCGACGCGCCCTAGCTTGCTTCACGTACATGTGGTTGGGCCGGCTAGAACCGGACCAACCACTCAAATTCCGAGCTGTGCCGGGCCGAATAACGGCATGTACGGGCTCAAATCCGCACGATTCCCCGAATGCGAGATCGCGAACTCGTCCACCTCGCGCCCCAGAACCAGATCAAGCCACGTCTGACCGGCCATCTCCACCACATTCGGCGGCGTACCACGGCGATGATTCACACCCTCAATTGCCTGCACAGCGCCAATCCACGGTACGCGGATCTCCACCGCATGCCCCGGATGACGCTCCGCAAACTCCTCGAGAGCAAACCGCACCGCCGTCGCCAGCGTCTGCTTCGACACCTCTCCCCCGCGCACGTACACACGCAAAGCCTCCAGTCCTTCCTCGGAAGAAATCCGGCGCTTCATTACATAACGCCCTGGGCGAGCATCGCGTCCGCAACCTTGATAAACCCGGCAACGTTCGCACCCACCTGGTAATCGCCCGGTGCACCAACCGCATCCGCGGCCTCCAGCGACGCCGAATGAATATCACGCATGATCTGATCGAGCTTGCCCTCGACCTCCTCAAACGACCACTTCGCGAAGCCCGCATTCTGTGCCATCTCCAGCGCCGACGTCGCCACGCCGCCCGCGTTCGCCGCCTTACCCGGCGCATACAACACGCCAGCAGCCTTCGCGGCGTCGATTGCTTCGTTCGTCAACGGCATGTTTGCACCCTCAGCCACGAGCTTCACACCACCCTGGATCAGCGTAGCCATATCAGCCTCGTCGAGCTCGTTCTGGGTAGCGCACGGAAGCGCGACGTCGACGTCGGCCGCTCCCCACGGACGTGCACCCTCGAGATACTGGGCCGAGCCGCCAAGGCGCTGCGCATAATCCAACACGCGCCCGCGCTCGACCTCCTTGACCTGCTTGAGAAGCTCGACGTCGATGCCGGCCGGATCGTAAACAGCACCCGCCGAATCCGACACCGTCACCACGGTGGCGCCCAGCGCCTGCGCCTTCTGCGCCGCATAAATCGCCACGTTCCCCGAACCCGAAATCGCAACCTTCTTGCCGTCCAACGAATCACCCTTCGCTGCGAGCATCTCGCGCGCAAACATCACCAGGCCATAACCCGTGGCCTCCGTACGCGCCAGCGAGCCGCCCCAATCCAGGCCCTTGCCCGTAAGCACGCCCGCCTCGAAACGATTCACAATCCGCTTGTACTGGCCATACAGGTAGCCGATCTCGCGGCCGCCCACACCAATATCGCCCGCGGGAACATCCGTCAGCGCGCCGATGTGGCGATGCAGCTCCGTCATAAACGCCTGGCAAAAACGCATCACCTCGGCATCCGACTTCCCATGCGGATCGAAATCCGAGCCGCCCTTGCCTCCGCCAATCATCTGGCCCGTGAGCGCGTTCTTGAAAATCTGCTCGAAGCCCAGGAACTTCACCACCGACAGGTTCACCGAGGGATGGAAACGCAGGCCGCCCTTGTACGGGCCGAGCGCCGAATTGAACTCGATACGGTAGCCGCGGTTCACCTGGACCTGGCCGGCGTCGTCCACCCAGGCAACACGGAACATGATTTGGCGCTCCGGCTCCACCATACGCTCAAGGAGCGCGCCATCCGCGTACTCCGGGCGCTTGGCCAGCAGGCCGCCAAGCGAATCCACAACCTCGCCCACGGCCTGAACGAACTCCGGCTGCGAGCCGTTGCGGCGCTCGATACCTGCAATGATTTCTTCGCGAATAATCACGCTGTCTCCTTCACTCTTGGGGTGCTGGGTTCAGCCTAAAACATCGCGCCGGCGCGCGCCTGAGCTTCCACATCGTGGAAGCGAAAACCGACCATACATTGCCTACCTAAAATTTTGGTTCGAAAAATGGCGCCTCGAGCCGATATACGGCTCGAGGCGCCAAAAAAGCGACGTAAATTTTAGGAGCCCCAAGTATGCGGCGTTCTGGCCGCCGGCCGCGGGCCAGCACTCACCCGAGGGCAGACGCGATCATCGAGGCCACCAGATCCGCCATTTCCTCGGCGCTGAGCTCCACGAGCGCACGATCCGCCTCAGCCGACAGTGCGCCATCCCCACGCGCCGCCTCCTGGCGAGCCCGCAACCACTTCTCGCCCACGCCGCGCACAAACGACACCATCCCCACAGCCCACACGCGTGAACGAGCATCACCCAGCACGCCGTCGCCCGCCAACACCTCAGGAACAGCCGCCGAAATCGTCAACAGAAGAGGCTCGTTACTCTCACCAACGAGAGCCGCAACCGCTCCGTGTTCCACCGGCGCCGACGTCATAAAAATATAGACCTCCGGATCGTCAGCAAGCATCGTGAAATACGACAACAAGGAACGGCGCACCAGCTCCGCAAGCGACACACCATTGCGGTAATCCTCCTCCAAGGTGGCCTTCCACTCCTCGACACAGCGCATTGCAACCGCGCGCTGCAAGCCGAACTTATCCCCGAAATAGCGGTAAATAATCGACTTCGACGTGCCAAGTTCCTCCGCCATCTGGTCCATTGAAACCGTGGCGCCGTTCTGACGAATCACTTCCATCGCCTGGGCGATCAGGGTCTCGTAGCGTTCCTCGCGGTGCTTTACCCAGCGTACACTTCGGCGATCAATGCGCTCTTGTGCCGTATGCGCGGCTTCGGACATGACGAAAAACTCCTTGTGAAAGCGAAAAGACCAATTAATTCTACCGCCCGTTTCACCTATTCCCCCCTCCGCCCTGAGCAGGAGGCTACGTGTTGGTATCGCCAGTCAGGTAGAATGAATGAATTGCTGGCAAAACCAAACGTCGGCAAAATACGCCTACCTCACGAAAGGACCCCCATGGCTTCCAAATGGCTGAAAGCCGTCGCGATTGCACTCCCAGCAGCTCTGCTGTTCGGCGCTTGCGATGCCAACGTCACCATGCGATTCAACGAGGATCGCACCGCCTCGGCCATCATGGAAATGACCGACACCGACGGTTCACTAACGAAGCTCGCTGCCGGCAACGTCAACTGCGATATGTTCAAGCAGCAGCTCGAGAACCTCCCCACCGGCCGCGATGCGAAGTTCGACGTCGAAGATCTCACTAACGGCGGGAACCTCCACTGCAAGCTCACTGCCACCTCGAAGATCGATCCGAAAGTGGGCAAAGCTCAAGGATTTACAGAGACCGACACCACCTACGTTTACGAAACCCCCAAAGACAAGATGCCCTCGGGTAACGAGCTCGACCAGATCGAGAACCTCCCGTTCCCGATGAACCTCTCCCTCACGGTTGAGACTCCAGGCGAAATTGTCTCCGCTTCGGAAGGCGCGGAAATCAACGGAAACCGCGCCACCTTCACAGATCTCAAGACGATCGCGAAGGGCATCCGCGTCGAAGGTAAGAAGACAGCCTCAGCTAGCTCGAAGATCGGCCTGTGGATCGGCATCGCCGTTGCAGTGCTCGTGATCCTTGGCATCGTGGCGTGGCTGGTGCTCGCCGCGAAGAAGAACAAGAACAAGGCCGCCGGTAACTACGTTGGCCCAGACGGTGCGGCTGCGCCCGCCGCGGCGCCATTCGCTCCAGGCGCGCCGCTCCAGGGCGCGACGCCGGCTGGTCCGGCCGCACCCGCACAGGGCACCGCTCCGGGCGCGCCGGTTGTTCCGCAGGCACAGCCCACCGACCCAACGGGCGTGGCTCCAGCTCCGGCAACCCCAGCGACCCCGACGGCGACGCCGTCAACCCCGGTTCCGGGCGAGGGCGCGGACATGCCGGGCGCTGCCGAGGCTCTGGCCGAGGCTCCGGCAGAGGCTCCGGCAGAGGCTCCGGCCGATGCCGAAGCTTCCCAGCCGGATGTTGCTTCAGCTCAGGCTCCGGAGGCTGCTCAGGCTGAGAATCCGGGTACTGTGATGGATCAAGGCCACAACGACAATCCTTTCCTGCGCTGATTGATACGCGAAACGGTGTGGGGGCTGCGGAAAATTCCGCAGCCCCCACACCTTTGATGTCACTTCCCGAGATGCCCGCGGATCACCATTTTGGTCATCGACAGGTTGAAGCCCACGAACTTTGCCAGCTGCAACGGCAAGCAATGGCGTGCACGCAATGTGCCCTTAGTGGGCAAGGGCGCTTTCGAAATGTCCACAACAGGCTGCGGATTCTTCACCTCAGACATGTCAACTCGTTCCTTTCCGTCTCTGACATTAATTATTCAGGGATGAGTTGCCATCCCGGCAACGCCTTCGCCTTATAGATGAACAGGTAGTGGAGCATGAGCTTCACCCAGTGCCCGTAGAGGCCAATCTGCCCGGTGGTCTGCTTCATGTCGCGCCCGGTCTCGTATGTTTCGTAATCCTTGACTACCGGGTACATGGTCATTGCAGCAGCAGTACCCTTGCGCAGGCCCGTGCCAGCCGACGCGACACATGCGGCACCCATGTGCGCCATCGAGCTCTTCTGAGCAGCCGCCTTCGGATCCTTGATCCGGTTCGCGATCGTCACAGCCACAGCCTTGCCGATCATGCCCGACGGCATTCCCGTACGCGGCGGAGCCGGCGCAATCACCGTGCCATTCGGCGACTTCCCCGGCTTCGAAATCTGGTGCGGGGGTGCGAACGCAATACCAGCAGCGAACATATTCGGATAGCCCGGCACCTCGTAAGTCTCCGGCCAATCCTCGGCACGCCACTCCTCAAACGGCTTCGGCGAATAATCCGCA contains the following coding sequences:
- a CDS encoding HAD-IA family hydrolase yields the protein MNVMWDMGGTLIDTYSPVNTMLAGKVADAGGQITPERVATLTRRSISSAIQTLAQRFDLSEGELHASYDALKASWEREPAPLIAGAREALEAIVAGGGANMIVTHRDRPSATTLLEQHELAHLISDMVCAPDGFPRKPDPAMFREMLSRTGLAPEKAIAVGDREIDITAARSAGLRAALLAPAGRRVRTDADWTIRSLAEVPMLS
- the tpx gene encoding thiol peroxidase, whose protein sequence is MTQITIGGNAATTVGSLPEVGSSAPDFTLVGQDLADLTLADFAGQRVVLNIFPSLDTSTCAASVRRFNQLASSLDNTVVLCVSMDLPFAASRFCVAEGLEDVLPASAFRSTFGEDYGVTLEGGAFAGLLSRAVVVLDEAGKVVYTEQVAELTEEPDYDSAVAALK
- a CDS encoding phage holin family protein — protein: MTTQNNPTPGSSIGELVAKITAQFSALVRDELKYATVQLQAKVTKLGVGGAILAVVGVLAFYLLTLLFGAAVAGFATIMPVWASFLTVAGILLLIMIILALVALAKIKSSKQNVVDPKAGLTKDVDAVKKGFTK
- a CDS encoding DUF3618 domain-containing protein, which encodes MTEAANKVQAAADAARKSAKDYEVHNDAPDNRTPEQIEKDMQRVREEMTATVNELAAKLDPKRLGEDAKAAAFAKVDEAKAKATGLVDDAKNGDRKAIAILAAAGTVVLGLVARAIFKK
- a CDS encoding DUF3073 domain-containing protein; this translates as MGRGRQRAKQRKVARDLKYFSPETDYQALERELTSHNEKDESADDWDEYDPDRYEVPPATDDWDDDDWK
- a CDS encoding sterol carrier family protein gives rise to the protein MKRRISSEEGLEALRVYVRGGEVSKQTLATAVRFALEEFAERHPGHAVEIRVPWIGAVQAIEGVNHRRGTPPNVVEMAGQTWLDLVLGREVDEFAISHSGNRADLSPYMPLFGPAQLGI
- the gdhA gene encoding NADP-specific glutamate dehydrogenase, which gives rise to MIIREEIIAGIERRNGSQPEFVQAVGEVVDSLGGLLAKRPEYADGALLERMVEPERQIMFRVAWVDDAGQVQVNRGYRIEFNSALGPYKGGLRFHPSVNLSVVKFLGFEQIFKNALTGQMIGGGKGGSDFDPHGKSDAEVMRFCQAFMTELHRHIGALTDVPAGDIGVGGREIGYLYGQYKRIVNRFEAGVLTGKGLDWGGSLARTEATGYGLVMFAREMLAAKGDSLDGKKVAISGSGNVAIYAAQKAQALGATVVTVSDSAGAVYDPAGIDVELLKQVKEVERGRVLDYAQRLGGSAQYLEGARPWGAADVDVALPCATQNELDEADMATLIQGGVKLVAEGANMPLTNEAIDAAKAAGVLYAPGKAANAGGVATSALEMAQNAGFAKWSFEEVEGKLDQIMRDIHSASLEAADAVGAPGDYQVGANVAGFIKVADAMLAQGVM
- a CDS encoding TetR/AcrR family transcriptional regulator; amino-acid sequence: MSEAAHTAQERIDRRSVRWVKHREERYETLIAQAMEVIRQNGATVSMDQMAEELGTSKSIIYRYFGDKFGLQRAVAMRCVEEWKATLEEDYRNGVSLAELVRRSLLSYFTMLADDPEVYIFMTSAPVEHGAVAALVGESNEPLLLTISAAVPEVLAGDGVLGDARSRVWAVGMVSFVRGVGEKWLRARQEAARGDGALSAEADRALVELSAEEMADLVASMIASALG